CTCGTTGCCCCAGTAGCCGTTGAACACCACCGGGCCGCGCAGCAGCAGCTCGCCGTCCTCGGCGATCTTGGCGGCGTGGCCCTCGATCGGGCGGCCGACCGAGCCGACCCGGATGTGCTCGGGGGTGTTCACGCTGAACGCGGCCGTGGTCTCGGTCAGGCCGTAGCCTTCGTAGATCGTCACGCCGACGCCGCGGAAGAAGTGGCCGAGCCGCGCGCCCAGCGGGCCGCCGCCGGAGACGGCCGCCTCGCACTGCCCGCCCAGCGCGGTCTTGAGCTTGCTGTAGACCAGCTTGTCGAACAGGGCGTGCTTGAGCTTGAGCACCAGGCCGGGGCCGCCGTTGTCGAGCGCCTCGCTGTACTCGATCGCGGTCGCGGCGGCGGCGTCGAAGATCTTGCCCTTGCCGCCGTCGTGCGCCTTCTGCTTGGCGCCGTTGAACACCTTCTCGAACACGCGCGGCACCGAGAGGATGAAGTGCGGCTTGAACGCGCCGAACTGGTCCACCAGCGTGGTCCAGTCGGAGGTGTGGGCGACGATCACCTTGGCGTCGAAGGCCGCCAGCGCCACCGCGCGGGCGAACACGTGCGCCAGCGGCAGGAACATGAGGGTCTTCTTGCCCTCGGTGACGTACTTGCCCAGGGCGATGCGATCGGCGGTGGACTCCGCCCACAGGTTGGCGTGCGAGAGCATGACGCCCTTGGGCCGCCCGGTGGTGCCCGAGGTGTAGATCAGGGTGGCGGGCGAGCTCGCGCCGACCTGCTTGCGCCGCTCGTGTACGACCTGGTCGTCGAGGTCCTTGCCGCGCTCGATCAGGTCGTCGACGGCGCCCTTGTCGATCTGCACGATCTCGGCGAGGTCGGGCAGCGCGCCGGTCTCGATCTCGTCGATCACGGCGCGGTGCTTGTCGCTGTCGACCACCAGCAGCTTGGTGGCGGAGTCCTGCAGGATCCACTTGGCCTGCTCGGCGGAGGAGCTGTCGTAGATGGCGACGGTGCAGCCACCGGCGGCCCAGACGGCGAAGTCGAGCACCTGCCACTCGTAGCGGGTCGGCG
This sequence is a window from Nocardia farcinica. Protein-coding genes within it:
- a CDS encoding AMP-dependent synthetase/ligase → MREFEVPASYTIPDDANNSDNVFRHAEQSPNAVLFNVPNGSGGWKDVTASQFAKTVTGVAKGLIAAGIELGDRVAIMAPTRYEWQVLDFAVWAAGGCTVAIYDSSSAEQAKWILQDSATKLLVVDSDKHRAVIDEIETGALPDLAEIVQIDKGAVDDLIERGKDLDDQVVHERRKQVGASSPATLIYTSGTTGRPKGVMLSHANLWAESTADRIALGKYVTEGKKTLMFLPLAHVFARAVALAAFDAKVIVAHTSDWTTLVDQFGAFKPHFILSVPRVFEKVFNGAKQKAHDGGKGKIFDAAAATAIEYSEALDNGGPGLVLKLKHALFDKLVYSKLKTALGGQCEAAVSGGGPLGARLGHFFRGVGVTIYEGYGLTETTAAFSVNTPEHIRVGSVGRPIEGHAAKIAEDGELLLRGPVVFNGYWGNEAATEEAFADGWFKTGDLGAIDADGFITITGRKKEIIVTAGGKNVSPALLEDSLRAHPLISQVMVVGDGQPFIGALITLDPEALPGWKERHGLAADTAIETVVEHPELVAEIDAAVAETNKKVSHAEQIKKHRILTVDWTQEGGELTPKMSLKRAVVMKQYAAEVEKIYA